ATGCCCCCTAGAATTATCGAGACTGGGGTAGAAGATTCGGTGTATGCATCGGGCAACCAAGTATGCAGGGGAGCTAAAGGAGTTTTGATCGCAAATCCAATAATTAGCGCGATCGCCAGAATTACTTGTTTGCTATAGGGCAATATTTGAGTTTGAATGGTGTCGTAGTCAAAACTGCTGGTAGTCAGAAAGACGATTCCCAAGAAAGTCGCCAGCACAAACACGCCAGAAAATGCCGTATAAAGCAAATACTTTGTCGCGGCATAGCCGCGATTTTCGCCTCCCCAAATATTGATTAGAAGATATACAGGAATGAGTTGAATTTCATAAAAAATAAAGAACAACAGCAAATTTTGTGCCAGTAAAGCACCGTTGATACAGCTAGCCAAAATTAAAATCAGACAGTAAAACAGCTTGGGACGAATTAAGGTGTCATTTTCTTGAGTAAAATTGCTGCTATAAATTGCCACACATATCAATAAACTATTGAGTATGACTAAAGGCAAAGATAAACCATCAATTCCCAAGTTGTAATTGAGTCCTAAAATTTCAATCCAGGGTAAAAATTCTGTCAGTTGTAAACCCTGTAGTTGGTAATCATAGAGAAAAATTAGTGACAGAGAAACTACAAAAGAAACAATACTAAACCCCAAACTGGTTGTTTGTAATAAGCGTTGCTTTTTTGTGGGTAAACAAGCAACTAGTAATGCTCCTGTAAAAGGTAGCCAAATTAAAAAACTAAGCATGATTTGAAAAACAATGTTATCAATCGTTATTTGTCACAAATGAGAGATAGATTTAGCTAATTATTTGAACTTCTGCGGTGTCTGGCACCAACATTTTTAATTGACTTTTGTTAATTAGCTGGGTCAAAAGGAACTTTTTTAATTGCTTTGTTTAAAGTAAAGTATTGCATTTGACCGTATCGGCTAAATAGTATTGAAATTAATTTTTGAAAAGTCAAAGCCAACATCAAAAGTCAAAGCCAACATCAAACCCAACAAAATCGTTCCCAATACAATAGAGAGAAAATAAAATTGCGACTGTCCCGAATTGCTATATCTTAAAGTTTGTCCGCTAAATAAAGTACCAAATCCAATTGAGTTGATTACACCATCAACGATATAGCGATCGCACCAGGAAATAATCCGAGAAACAATACTCACCAAACCAACAATAGTCAGACGATAAATATCTTGAATATAAAGATCGTTGGCTAACAGTTGCTGTATCCAAGTCGGTACTAATTCTACGGGTTTAGTTTTTCTATCTTTGAGATATAAAATTGCTGCCAAACTAATTCCCAGTAAACTCGAACCCAGCAAAAGTAAGGCAATGCTTTTATCTAATTTTGCCCAAGTTGGTAGTAGATTAAACTGCTGCATAATCAAAGGTAAATGCAAACTAACCCCAACTAAAATCATCATCGGCACGACCATCGCCCAGAGAACTTCCGCCGAGCGTTTGGTCATGGCTTTGGGTTTACCTGCAAAGACCAAACAAAAAGTTCGCATCAAGTTAAATGCCGTCAACGCGTCTACGACCAACATTACTCCTAGTAATATCGGCTCGACTTCTAGTAAATAATTTCCTAAGTCTAGTAATGCCCAAAAACCACCAAAAGGGGGAATGGCTATCAAACCCGCACCACCTACCAAAAAAGCAATTCCACTCAAAGGACGGCGAGAAAAAACACCGCCTAACAAAGTAATGTTTTGAGTAATATTGCTAATTACTATAGTTCCAGTACTCATGTACAACAGCGTCATGGCAACAGCATGAGTCAAAATTAGTAGTAAGGCTGCATCATTTGCGCCTATAGCAACGGCAATAAATACAAAACCCATGTAGGCACTTACCGAATAAGATAGAGTGCGTTTGATATCTACTTGAGCGATCGCAATTAAAGAACCACCAATAGCCGTAGCCGAACCTATGACCAACATAAACAGATTGGAAATGTCTGACTGTGCCAAAACAGGCTGTAGCTGAATTAGGACATATGCCCCCGTAGCTACAACAATTGAGTTACGCAACATTGAAGCAGGAATTGGTCCTTCCATCGCTTCGTCCAGCCATAGCTGTAGGGGAAATTGAGCGCATTTAGCCAGGGGACCCGCAATTAATGCCAAACAAAGTAAGTTAGCTGTTATTGGTTTGAGGTTAGCTACTTCCGTCCACTGCGCCAATTCGTCGTAATTCCAGGTTCCCGTAAAAGACCACAGGGCAATTATGCCAATTAGCAGCAATAAGTCTCCTACTCGCTTCGTCCAAAAGGCATCTCTTGCCCCTGTAACCACCAAAGGTTGAGCAAACCAAAAGCCGACGATTAAATAGGTAGCCAAAGTAAGTAACTCTAAGAAAACATAGCTAAAAAAGAGTGAATTACATAGGGCCAGTCCGCATAAACCCGCCTCAAAAAAGCTCATCAAAGCATAAAAACGCGCCCAACCCCAGTCCATTTCCATATAGCCAATGGCATATATTTGGGCGAGAATATTCAATCCCGTAATTAAAACCAACGCCCCAACGGTAACGGCAGAGATTTTGATGTCAAAAGAAATATACAAACCTGCTGCTGTCAACCAGGGAAATCTGATTTCTTGAACTGGCTGCTGCCAAACTTCCTGTAGGGCAAAAACGCTGTGAACGAATGCCACACAAGTCATAGCGATATTAAGATATCCTGCTGGTCTAGAACCAGTTTTTTTAATAATTCCAGGCGACCACATTAATGCTAAAGTCGCTCCAATTAGTGCATAGCAAGGTACTAGCCAAATACTTTCACTGAATATCTGCTCCATAATTTCAATTCGATTTAGGTTGACTTTTGGCTGTGAACCAAATATTTATCTTCAATTTAGTAAAACTATAGACTATAATCAATCATCATCAAAATATTATTTATTTATTTCTATGATAAGTAAATTATAAGTCGCCGTAAAAATGCCTTGTGTTTTCGCAGACCCAGGCATGATAAGGGTATTTAGATAAATTTAATTGTACGTTAAAATTCGGCGATTCCAAATCCTGTTTGGTTTTGTCTCTATTTTTTAGTCATATTTAAGCTAAAGCGATCGCTATAAAATCATGGCGATCGCTTTAATTCTACAAATCAAGTATTTTTTCTTAGTTAATGATAGTTAAAAAAATTGAGCTATTTTTATCTATATCTTTGGAGTGAGTCAGTTGGCAGTTCCTGACTACGTTAACTGACTCTTTATAGATGTTTGAGACGTATACGACTTTTAAAATTAGAACTGTTTATGACATTAAATATAAAAATTATGAGTAATTATACTCCCGTAAGCAGCAAACTGTACGATCGCCTGAGAGCTACAGCAACAATGAACAAGGAATGTAATTTAACTTATCTCAATGACAATAATGAGCATACCAAAGTAAGAAATTTTATAGTAGATGTGTATGCTGCTGATGGTGCCGATTGGTGTAAATTAAAAGACGATACGGTAATTCGTCTCGATAAGATTGAAAATTTCGAGGTAGATTAAGATTAGGTTTATTAAATTAAATTTGTTCGGATTGAAAAACAGCTAATTGTATTTAGCATATTTACTCGCACTGTATAGATTGCAAAAGCGATCGCCAAAACCGTTTGGCTGTAACTACATCATCAATTTGACAATTTTCGTACTTCATCGCCGAAGGTAAGGACAAATACATCATTACCTTCATTCTTTCTGAGGCGATCGCCGCCAGTACCGCCATAAAGTATATCGTTACCCGTTTCAGCTTTAAGATTATCTCTACCCGAGCCACCAAGGTAAATCTACATTACAACGCTTTACGCTGGGATTAGCTTTTGGCTTGTGTTTGAGGATGGCTCGAGTCAGATTTGAACTGACGACCTAGGGCTTATGAGTCCCCCGCTCTAACCAACTGAGCTACCGAGCCGCTTTGAGTCGCGTATTGCCAGCGACTGAATAATTATAAAATACTTTTAAAATTTTTGGAATGTTGAAGCAAAATTAATCTCGAAAATTGGCTACGATAAATTACGTAACGCAAAATACAAAAGATCTAAACCTTAAATCGAATTAAGAAAGATAATTATTTATGGGAAGCGAACGAATTACTCTACTTTCTAGGCGAGAAATAGATAAAATGCGCCGTGCTGGAGCTTTAGCTGCCGAATTATTAGACTATCTCGCTACTTTGGTCAAGCCAGGAATTAGTACGCTAGATTTGAATGATGCTGCCGAAGAATGGACTCAAGCCAAGCAAGCCAGAAGTGCGCCATTAGGTTATCATGGTTTTCCCAAATCCATTTGCACCAGTGTTAATGAAGTAATTTGTCATGGTATTCCCAATGCCAAACAAGTACTTAAAGATGGAGACATTATTAATATAGATGTTACGCCAATTTTAGATGGCTATCACGGCGATACTTCCAGAACTTTTTTTGTCGGTACTCCTTCTCCCGAAGCCAAAAAACTGGTAGAAGTTACTGCAGAATGCTTACATCGCGGCATTGCCGAAGTTAAACCAGGCGCGAGAATAGGTGATATTGGTGCAGCAATTCAAGAATATGCCGAAGCCAATAATTATTCAGTAGTTAGAGATTTTGTCGGACACGGAGTCAGCCATATTTTTCATACCGCCCCTCAAATTCCCCATTACGGCACGCGAGGTAAAGGCAAGAAGTTAAAAGCAGGGATGGTTTTTACTATCGAACCCATGATCAACGAAGGAACCTGGGAGGCAGTAACTCTCGACGATGGCTGGACGGCAATTACTAAAGATGGCAAACTGTCGGCTCAGTTCGAGCATACCATCGCCGTTACTAAAGATGGAGTAGAAATTTTGACTTTATCCGACTAGTATTCCGAACGGCGAATATTAAAACAGCACCACTCTTTACGTCTCCATAAAGCGGCAACCGTCCAGCCATAGTATTCGACCAAACTAGCGATGTCGTCTGCCTGTTCCAATAAAATGCCGCTCAAAATAGCCCAACTACGATCGCCGCTGATAAGATCGAACTGAGGAAATAGCTCGGTAATAGTATCGGCAAGAATATTACAGACAATACCGTCAAAAGAGATGTCAAGTTCGAGTAATCGCTCGATACTGCCATCAATAACTTTTACTTGCTGCGAATCTATGTGATTTAGCTGGCAGTTGCTACGAGTTGTTTTAGTAGCTAGAGGATCGGTATCTACAGCATAAACTTGTTTTGCCTGCAATAGACTGGCGGCAATTGACAAAATTCCCGAACCACAACCAATATCGGCAATAATATTAGAGTCAGTAGGATCGTAAAACCGCATTTCCAATGACTCCAAACAAAGTTGGGTAGTAGGATGGGTTCCCGTACCAAAAGCTACTCCAGGATCGAGACGCATAATTAATCTATCTGAAGTTGAGGGGGTTTCTAACCAAGCGGGATAAATTGTAAAGCGATCGCCTATATTTGTTGGTTGCCAATGTTGTTTCCAACTGTTTGCCCAGTCTTCTTCGTCGATTAACTGCCATTTAACTTCAGGGACTGTTGCTTCTACTAGCATGGCATCTCGATCCAGGTGTCGCTCTAACTCTGCTAAATCGGACTTTTGTACTTTAACTTCGGGAATGTAAGCTCGAATTAACCAGCGTTCTTCTTTAGCTTCGGTAGCAGTTCCCGAACAACCAAATTGTTCTAGCCGCCAAAAAATTGATTCTTCTAAAGTTGGATCGCAGAGTACGATTATTTCCCACCAGCGATTAGACATAAATTTTTTTGTAGTAATGGGTTATATAGATCTCTAAAAGGATAATTATTCTTTCAGTTATTTTCCTACTGTAGGTCAATTTTTTAGCTTCATCTATATTTTGAACCTAAAATAACTGTTAATTTAGCGTTCGATATCAATAATATATGTATCTTCTCGATTTCGGTTGAGAAAAGAAAAGTAAATAGGTAAACTTTGTTCTGGGGCAATGGAAAGATCGACGTAATTGATGTTTAATACTGTAGCAACAGAATCTTGCTTATGCCTGGTTTGCCATTTGTCAACAGACCATTCTAGCTGGAAAGCGTTTTTGTCTTGAATTCTCAAAGTGTAGTTGGGTTTGACTCGATTTATTTGACGATTGGGTTTCCAAATTTCTAATAGTTGACAGTCGGTTCTACTATCGTAGCGATCGCCTACTTCGGGAATATAGTCAAATACTCGTCCGTCTGCGGCAGAGCGTAAGAGCTTAATATATTCTGAATGCGACCACAACAGAGGCATTGCCGAACCTGTTGGTCTGCCACAATACATATGTTGCTGGGGTATATCTGGAGCGTCCCAAACCTGTTCTGGCAATAAACCCGTACAGCTAGCAAAACCTTCCATAGCTTTAATATAGTGGGTAGGATCGTTACCCGCAGCGAGTTCGTATTGTCCTCGTTCGCCAGTTAATAATGTCCAGGAACGCCCCGTACCCCAATTCGACCAGGCTGTACCATCATCTCTCTGTCCGTGTCCGTCGTGATTGTAACGTTTCCAAACTGCACCGTAGGGGGTATTGGTTTTTAATATCTTATCTACTACTTTGAGGGAATTGACAATTAAAGGATGATGGGGACGTCGAATACCATAGCGTACTAGCTGTAAAAAGCTCGGATCGACTATTTCTTTGGCAGGAAACTCTTGTTGGCTGTCGGGATGGCGATGGGGTATGTATAAAGTACCGCAGTTGGGGTTTTCATTCGGACGAATATCGTCTGGTGAAGCGGGAGTGATGCGAATATAGTGCTGGGAAATTTCTGGAACTAAAGTACCTTCTGTAGTTACCGTCCAAGTTTCAATATGACATTCTAAAAAGTCGGCGTATTCCTCAACAAATTTGGCAGTTTTATCTTCTCCTCGTTCCCGCATCCAGGTAGCAGCGCAAATTAAAGCAGCAATAGTAACTGCTAGAGTAGCTGGTGAAAAACCGCTAGATTGTTCCCAGCGTTCTTGAGGTGTAACGGGTCCCCGTTCGATTAAATATGCAGTGGCGGCAACAACCATCGGATAGGGATCGAAATTTCGCAGGGCTTTCTCGCGATACAAACGCCAAGCTAATAAAATTGGATAGGCTACTTCGTCAAGCTGGGTACTTTGACGTTCTGGCGTGCCATCGAGCCAAAAGTTTTGAGCAAAACCCCCATCTTCTCGCTGTAGTGTAGCTAAATAGATTAGGGTACGTAAGGGCGTTTCGGTATATCCTGCGGCAATCAGAGCGGTAGCACTGTTGTATAAATCTCTGGGCCAAACTAAATGATAGCCGCCATAATCAGCATCATCGGTTTTTTTCTGTCCCCAGGGAATAGAAAGAGAGGCAATCATTGCTCCCGAATACTGTTTGTCTTCGTGGGCTAGCAACAGTTTATAACTGTTGTGATAGAGATTGCCGCCATCGCTAGTAACTGCATCTAAAGACTTAAATTCGCCGCAAATACGCTGCCACTGGCGGATAAAACGATCGCGCTGTTGCTCGAAGGGAATGTCTAATGATTGAAATAAATTGGTTACGGCTCGGTGCATGGTATTACCGAAAGCGATCGCCAGGGTGAATTCGTAACCTTTACTGAGATCGAGTTCTCCCATGAGAGCGATATTACCATCTTCGGCGCGATCGAATTCCCAGTCCATTTGATAATTATCTTCTAAGTCTTGCCAGCCGTCACTATGACCGACATAACCAACCGACAGACGTTTGAAAGGAATTGTGGCAGCGAGCGCCATCCAGGAATTTTCCCTTTGAGCGATTAAAATTCTTTTACCCGCAAATTGACGAACATAGCCATTATTTCCCCAACCACCAATTTCTAAATGAGGAGCGCATAAGACATAAAGATTGAGTTTGGAAATATCTTTCCTTCCCGATAATTTAGTGTGCTGTAGAATGCAGGGAAGATGCGGATCGC
This window of the Myxosarcina sp. GI1 genome carries:
- a CDS encoding glycoside hydrolase family 15 protein; amino-acid sequence: MTELDENQEAFGHPGIEPRWTHGSKEGIGTAYSVASNIWFTLWNGVLTEIFYPTIDKPQTRDLQYLVSDGEKNFHGEKNHLKTKIEAIDSSLGYRIINSEPQGRYQITKEIISDPHLPCILQHTKLSGRKDISKLNLYVLCAPHLEIGGWGNNGYVRQFAGKRILIAQRENSWMALAATIPFKRLSVGYVGHSDGWQDLEDNYQMDWEFDRAEDGNIALMGELDLSKGYEFTLAIAFGNTMHRAVTNLFQSLDIPFEQQRDRFIRQWQRICGEFKSLDAVTSDGGNLYHNSYKLLLAHEDKQYSGAMIASLSIPWGQKKTDDADYGGYHLVWPRDLYNSATALIAAGYTETPLRTLIYLATLQREDGGFAQNFWLDGTPERQSTQLDEVAYPILLAWRLYREKALRNFDPYPMVVAATAYLIERGPVTPQERWEQSSGFSPATLAVTIAALICAATWMRERGEDKTAKFVEEYADFLECHIETWTVTTEGTLVPEISQHYIRITPASPDDIRPNENPNCGTLYIPHRHPDSQQEFPAKEIVDPSFLQLVRYGIRRPHHPLIVNSLKVVDKILKTNTPYGAVWKRYNHDGHGQRDDGTAWSNWGTGRSWTLLTGERGQYELAAGNDPTHYIKAMEGFASCTGLLPEQVWDAPDIPQQHMYCGRPTGSAMPLLWSHSEYIKLLRSAADGRVFDYIPEVGDRYDSRTDCQLLEIWKPNRQINRVKPNYTLRIQDKNAFQLEWSVDKWQTRHKQDSVATVLNINYVDLSIAPEQSLPIYFSFLNRNREDTYIIDIER
- a CDS encoding NAD(P)H-quinone oxidoreductase subunit F, which gives rise to MEQIFSESIWLVPCYALIGATLALMWSPGIIKKTGSRPAGYLNIAMTCVAFVHSVFALQEVWQQPVQEIRFPWLTAAGLYISFDIKISAVTVGALVLITGLNILAQIYAIGYMEMDWGWARFYALMSFFEAGLCGLALCNSLFFSYVFLELLTLATYLIVGFWFAQPLVVTGARDAFWTKRVGDLLLLIGIIALWSFTGTWNYDELAQWTEVANLKPITANLLCLALIAGPLAKCAQFPLQLWLDEAMEGPIPASMLRNSIVVATGAYVLIQLQPVLAQSDISNLFMLVIGSATAIGGSLIAIAQVDIKRTLSYSVSAYMGFVFIAVAIGANDAALLLILTHAVAMTLLYMSTGTIVISNITQNITLLGGVFSRRPLSGIAFLVGGAGLIAIPPFGGFWALLDLGNYLLEVEPILLGVMLVVDALTAFNLMRTFCLVFAGKPKAMTKRSAEVLWAMVVPMMILVGVSLHLPLIMQQFNLLPTWAKLDKSIALLLLGSSLLGISLAAILYLKDRKTKPVELVPTWIQQLLANDLYIQDIYRLTIVGLVSIVSRIISWCDRYIVDGVINSIGFGTLFSGQTLRYSNSGQSQFYFLSIVLGTILLGLMLALTFDVGFDFSKINFNTI
- the prmA gene encoding 50S ribosomal protein L11 methyltransferase, translating into MSNRWWEIIVLCDPTLEESIFWRLEQFGCSGTATEAKEERWLIRAYIPEVKVQKSDLAELERHLDRDAMLVEATVPEVKWQLIDEEDWANSWKQHWQPTNIGDRFTIYPAWLETPSTSDRLIMRLDPGVAFGTGTHPTTQLCLESLEMRFYDPTDSNIIADIGCGSGILSIAASLLQAKQVYAVDTDPLATKTTRSNCQLNHIDSQQVKVIDGSIERLLELDISFDGIVCNILADTITELFPQFDLISGDRSWAILSGILLEQADDIASLVEYYGWTVAALWRRKEWCCFNIRRSEY
- the map gene encoding type I methionyl aminopeptidase, with amino-acid sequence MGSERITLLSRREIDKMRRAGALAAELLDYLATLVKPGISTLDLNDAAEEWTQAKQARSAPLGYHGFPKSICTSVNEVICHGIPNAKQVLKDGDIINIDVTPILDGYHGDTSRTFFVGTPSPEAKKLVEVTAECLHRGIAEVKPGARIGDIGAAIQEYAEANNYSVVRDFVGHGVSHIFHTAPQIPHYGTRGKGKKLKAGMVFTIEPMINEGTWEAVTLDDGWTAITKDGKLSAQFEHTIAVTKDGVEILTLSD